The nucleotide sequence ACCTGCCGCTGACGTTGCGTGATCTGCTGGGTGATAATGAAGGATTCCACCCCCTGTTAAAGAATATGGATCTGGATAAAAAGTGGAACACCGCCAGTGGTGGTGAAAGACAAAAAATCCTGCTTTCCGCGGTACTGGCGAAAAAACCGCGCCTGCTGATTCTGGATGAACCGTTTAATCACGTGGATTCCGAGTCTACCCTGCAGCTGGAAGAAGCTCTGGGGAGCTATTTGAAAGAAAATCCGCAAAGTTCATTGGTTTTGGTGTCCCATCGCGCTTTGACCTCCGAATGGAACCGCGTTCGTGTGCTGGAGATCCGATGACATCCTTTATTGAACTGCTGCAAATTTATAAGTGGTCCCTGCCGTCTTCAATCCTGATGGCTGCGGTGCTGGCATTAATCGGATCGCAATGGAGTGCCCGCGAAAAAAGTGCACAGATCTTTGTTCTGGGACAAGGTGCCTCACTGGGTATCGTTCTGGGCCTTGTGATCAATATTCTGCTGGGCACAGACTTTCACGGCATCAGCCTCGTCGCGGGTTTGTCGCTGGGTTGGGTTACTTTGCTATTGATGGATCAGCTGATTCAGACCAAGTCCGATCGCAATCACATCTATCTGACCCTGTTCGTATTCTTCCTGTCACTGACCTATCTGATCAGCTATCTGACCCCGGCTTTGGAAAGCCATATTGCCGCATCTTATTTCGGTGATCTGGCGGTGATGAGCGATACGGGTGCTCAACTATGTCTGCTGGCAGCCGTGGCGTTTGGAATCTTTGTTTTGAAGTTCTGGAGATCTTTGTCTTTGGCTTCTTTTCAAATGGTCAATCACAGCTACATTCATCGCACCTGGCAAAACCGCGCCTTTGACGTGGGAACACTGCTGCTGACAACGATGGCGATTCAAAGCATGGGCTATCTTTTCACCATCGGATCTTTGTTCATTGCAACCAGCTTCACCGCCACGCGCAGCAGAAACCTGCAAAGCTATCTGATCAGAATGCTGGTGATTTCCGTGGGTGGAACTGCTTTGGGGTTTGCGGTCTCGCTCTTATCCACAAATCTGCCCACAGTGCCTTGCGTGCTTCTGGGACAGATGTTGTTGGGACTTATCACTTATACAAAGAAATAGTGGAATGACGGCTGGGCTTCACGCTTTTGGCCGTCGATATTGAACATGCAGATGACTTCAGTGCACACGCCTTTTTTAACGTTGAAAACTGTCAAATCCGCATTTTCGATGATCTGATGAAGGCCGCGCCCCGCGCCGCCTTTATTGGCATTCATGCTTCCTGCCGAACCATTGTAACAGCTGAGCAGATAATCAATGATGATATCTTTGGTCAAAGAACCGAATGGATCCTTCACCCCCACGGCCAGATAAACCCCGTCACTGGCGTAACGAAGCTGGGACTGCTGGTGGGTGTCCAGTTGGATTTCCTCTTTACGGGATACATGATTGAAAATGGATTTACCGCTTGAATCCACCGGCGCATCATAGATCGCATTCATCAGCATTTCTTCAACTACCGTATTCACACGGTCCAAAATGGTGGAGCGAACCCCCATCTTTTTGAAGTAGCCGTACAGATCCTCACGCAGGGATTCACGGTGAGTGGAGTTGGAAACAACTTTTCTTTGAACTTCCACTCCCCAGGTCAGGTATTTTTCGATGCCGAAAAGATCCTTGTTCAGAAGTTTTCCCAGAGCCGTCAAAACATAACGAATGGTGGCGTTGCGGTCTTCCGCATCCCGGGAAATGATATGATCCACATAACGATTGCCTTCCAGAATGCGCAGGTTCCCCTGAACATCTTTACTGGTTAGCAAAATGGAATAAGGCGTTTTTTTGCCTTCGTGGACTTCTTTAAGCACATCCACGCAGCCTTCTTCACACAAAACAACGTCATACTGGTTGTCGCGCAGGAATTCGCGCGCACTTTCGGAGTTATCTGCAATATCCAGCTGAACTCCGGTGCCCCCCAGAGCCATGCGAATCGGAAGTTGTTGTTTCTTTTCCGGTTCAACCAACAAGACCCGGCCACCCACTTTCTGGATTTTCTGCTGGGCTTCGTGAAGTTCGCGGTTCAGGATTTCAAAGAGTCGCGCTTTTTCGTTGGTTTTCATAAGACGTTCTGTAAGGACGTTGCAGTAAATCTGATATAACAAGGCCTGGAAACGGTCCTTGTCCTTGGGATGAACATGGCCAAAATCCTCGGAACGGATCACAAAACATTCCACCGGCGAAAGAGCTTTGACCGTGGTGGATGTCGGGTTTGTGGTGATCACACTCATTTCACCGAACACTTCACCCCGAGTATCCAAAGTGGCAATCACTTCAGAAGCCAGGGAAATTTCGACTTTTCCGGATCTTAAAAAGAACAAAGAGCTGTTTTGTTTGCCCTCTTGAAGAATGAAGGACCCCGCTGCGAATGACTCGCAATGAACCATGGCCGAAGTCTGCAAAAGCAGATCGTCCGCAAAAGACTTGAAGAAAGAAAAGGCCCTAATTTCTTTGGCGATTTCAGCCGGGTGCAACTTCATATTGGCCTTATTATGTCTGTAGTTCCGGGCCCTTGACCAGAATCGTGTTGAATATTCTTGGTAATCAAAGAAAATTAAGTCTATCGTCGGTATAGCGGAGGCCGCTTGTTTCCATTCATTCCCCTGTCGCCCACTCTTAACGTTCCCACTTATTATCTCGTTCTGAGTCTGACGGTTTGCCTTTGCCTTTTCTGGATCAGCCTCCGGGCGGACAAGTTTGAACTTTCCCGCAAAGTCGCGCTGGACCTAAGTCTTATCATCATGGTGACGGGCTTTATCGGTGGGCGCCTGTTTCACGTCTTCTATGAAAACTTCGAGCATTATCAGGAAGACTTCGCCCGCATCTTTTATTTCTGGAATGGTGGCTTTGTCTTTTATGGCGGCGCCATTCTGGCGGGCCTTTGCAGTCTGCTCTATATGGTGTTTGTGGCGCGCGTGCAGTTTGAAGACTATCTGGACCTGTTTGCGCCGGTTCTTTCCTTCGCCTATGTGCTGGGCCGGGTGGCCTGCCTGTTGGCGGGTTGTTGTTATGGCGGAACCTGTGACCTTCCCTGGGCGGTGAATGGCCTGCATCCGACCCAAGCCTATGCTTCGCTGTGGGAACTGGGTGTGCTTTTCATTTTGCTGGGGACTGAAACCACGGCGCATTCGCTGCGCCCGAAATTGCTAAAGAACCCAGGCAGCATCTTTTTCCTGTGGATGGTTTTGCATGGAATGGGCCGTCTGCTGATGGAAGCGTTCCGTGATGATTTCCGCGGGCCTTCATTGGGATTGTCAATTTCAAGCTGGATCAGCCTGACTATTATGGCGCTGGGATTATTCCTGATGATTCGCAAACCAGCACGCCGGAGCTGAACAACGTCCGCCCGTCTGACATAAAGCCCCTGCCAGATAAGTATCCAGACGACACTGATGAGACGGATACACATTTCTTAAAAGCTCCGTCGCCGCAGGAGCTGGTGTCCACAAAGATACATCCGCTGACTTTTGCGAATCATAGCGTTTGAAGAACTGCACCATCTCCACCCCGGTCTGTGCGGTGCGGGCGCAAAGCTCATTGCCACCACAAAGTGCCAGCACTTGCGGGTTGATTTCAGTGACCAGTTCCGGATGTGCTTTCAAAAACTGCGGCAGGCAATCTTTGGCTGCATAAAAGTCCGACTGTCCTTCTGAAGAAGACCACTCAGCACCGGTGAAAGTCTGGCGCGGTTCACCCGCGATCACGTGACCGATTTCATGACAAAGAATTCCCGCAAGCACCGGTAACGAAGCGCCGGGCGCGCGGGCCATACCGCCCCACAAGGAAACTTGCATGTAAGTGTCTTTATTCTGGGCAAACGCTGCAAAGTAAGGACTTTCCCATTCGGCTGGAACCAGCAGAGGTCTTCCCGTGCTGTTAAACACCGGCATGATGTATTTCACCTGAAATTCAGTCAGCAGTGCCCGGTATTGAGCCTCGGTCACATGCGAAACATTCGCGCTGCCGGGAGGCAGAAAGAAATATCCCGCTTCTTGCGCAAAAGACGCCCCTGAAGTGCGTGCCTTCAAAGGTTTCTGCGTCTGAACCATAAAAATGAGTCCCACCAGAAGAAGTGTCGCCAGAATGTAGGGAAGATATTTTTTAGTTTCGCGGCTCATAGGGACAGCACCATACCATACTTCAGGATAAAGTCCCACCTTCAAAAGGTTGCATGAAAGTTTCCACCCACAGTGACAGAAAATGTTCTTGCCACTCAAGCTTGGTCACTGGAATCAAACCAAAGCTCATCTCTGGCAGGCACACATTCTGCTAAGACCCAACAGCGAGATATAATTTTTTGTAACTTCGGAGGATTCCATGCGCGTATCTTTGACTGTTCTGTTGATGTCTTTTGTCTTTGCCAGCCAGGCCTCTGCCTCGGCTTTCGATTCTTTGAATGATCAAAAGCTGCAAGAGCAGGCCCTGACTTTATTGGAACAAAATGCCGGCACCATGCGCATGAGCGGCGAAGTTCATTCCCATGAAAAACTGACTGATATTCTGGCCAAAGTTCAGGCCTACAACGAAGAGATTCTGACCCGTCTTTCTGAAGGACAGGACTTGGAAGATATGAAAAGTGCCGTTTCCCACACCGACACCAAATGTACGATCGACCAGGATGGCAGATCTGCCGTATGCAACCTGCTGATCAGCTACCGTCCCCTTGGTGAAACCAATGTTCGTTTCTATATCGATCTGGATGACGCCGGCAACGCTGTCGGTATTTCCGGCACCGCTGACATCACTCGCGGCGACTAATCCCCCAGTGCTTTCAACGAGTTCAAACCCTGTCTCAGTTTGAGACAGGGTTTTCCCATTCCGTTCAGGCGCTTGCCTTCGTTCGCAGTGACACAAATTGGCTGACCTTATAAATAAGTAAACAGGCTCAGACGTTCCATCTGCGATTAAACGCTCTTTCAACATTCCCGCGCTCTGGCATGACTCATGTATTGCATTGTAAGTGAGGAAAAATATCGAGAGAGAGGTTTATTATGAAAAGGATTATCGTATCGTTTATCGCGATCTATAGCGCGCTGGTTTTAGCGGCGTGTGGAAAAAGTGGTGGTGGCGGTGGAAACACCAATACCGGTGTGATCCCTAACTGTGCTGTGGGCACTGTCTGGAATGGATCATCTTGCGTTGTGGTTAATGGCGGCGGCAACGTCGTAACCGGCCCAACCCAATTCTATGACTATAATTATTATGGTAACAACACGAACTACCGCGGCAGCCTGAGCATTGTGAACAGTGGTGCTTATGCAACCTTCCTGAAAGAAGCGTTGGCAGTGTGTGGTCGTACTATCTGGGGTATCGAAGCTGGCTTGGCCAAGTGTGAAAACTGGACATCCGGTTCCCTGATGGTTTCTTTCTCGATCGACGGTTCCATGAGACCGGTGATCAGATTTGAAGCATACCCGGCTCCAAACTGGTATCAGTACACATTGAACCTGGGAATCAACGCTGGTGGAGTTGCTTTCAACCCGCTGATTCTTTCCAATAACAACACTTTCAGCCTTATCAACAACAGCAAAGGCTTTGAAATCCGCGCTCAGGGTTCTTACCTGAACGGTGGCGGCCTTCGCCTGATCCAAGTCATGGTAAAAGAAGGAACTTTGGCGCAGAACCAGTTCGCGTACGAAGTTTACTTCCCGCACAATGGTGTCGCGACGAAGTTCGCAACAGGTGTTTTCAAGCGTTACTAAGCTCTGCGTCTTGCACTGGGTGCGGGACTTGGAATAAATTCCGACTATGACCGAATCTCAATCTCGACAGGTCAAATGCCCGCAATGCGGGCTTTTGGCTTTGTACTCAAGCGAAAATCCTTTCCGTCCTTTCTGCTCTGAAAGATGCAGACTTATTGATCTTGGCGAGTGGGCTTCTGAGTCCTACAGAATTCCCGTCAAAGATTCTTCAAGTGATGCTTTAACTTCCATGGATGATGATGATTATCCAGGCGAAGACAAACATTAGCATCAGCCGCAAATCCACACTCAGAGACCTTTTCACATTTTGCAGTTGACGAAATTCTGATTATGGATTTTCATGGGGCTGTCATTGGATGACGAAGAGTTATCATCACGATTTTATAATCAACATCGGATACACAAACGTGTCCAACAAGAGGAGTTCAAATGAACAAAGCTCAACTTATCGAAAAAATCGCTACTGAAACAAAAGTTTCCAAAGCTCAAGCAGAAGCAATCCTTGATTGCGCTGTAGAAAACATCAAAAAATCCGTTAAAAAAGGTGACGATGTTAAATTGGTTGGCTTCGGTACTTTCACTAAAGCTAAACGTAAAGCTCGCACTGGTCGCAATCCACAAACTGGTAAAGCGATCAAAATCCCTGCTGCATGGGCTCCGAAGTTCCGCGCAGGTGCTGAATTCAAATCTATGGTTAAGTAATTAACCCCAGTATTTCGATTTCTGAAAAGGCGTCCCGCAAGGACGCCTTTTTTATTTTGTCTCTATGATAATCCCGGGGTAGCCTTTATCCCATGGCTCAGTTTGATAAGAAAATTCAGAAAATTGGTGTGTACACAAGTGGCGGCGATGCGCCGGGCATGAATGCGGCAATCCGCGCAGTTGTCCGCGTGGGGATCTCACAAAAACTTGAAGTGTACGGAATTCACAACGGCTATGTCGGCATGATCGAAAACAAGATCGAGCCATTGCAACTTCGCGACATGGCCAACATCATCCAGCGCGGCGGCACTATGCTTAAAACCGGCCGCTCCACCGATTTCATGCGTCCCGAAGGCCGCGCCCGCGCCGCTCAAAATATCAAAAACCTTGGTTTGGATGCTTTGGTCTGCATCGGCGGTGACGGATCCTTCCGCGGTGCTCATGCACTTTGGGAAGAACATCAGATCCCGGTGGTCGGCGTTCCCGGCACCATCGACAATGACATCTTTGGCAGTGATAAAACCATCGGCTTTGATACGGCTGTGAACACAGCTCTTGAAGCAATTGACCGCATTCGTGACACCGCTGCCTCTCACGATCGCTTGTTCATCGTTGAAGTGATGGGCCGAAATTCTGGTTTCATCGCGTCTCACGTGGGCCTTGCTGGTGGTGCGGAAGAAATCTTCACTCCCGACGCCAACACCACTGTTGAAAAAGCCATCGACCGCATCAACGAAGCCAAGTCCCGCGGCAAAACCAGCAGTATTATCATCACCGCCGAAGGACAGAAGCCAGGCCGCGCGTATGATCTTGCTGATGCCATTCGCAAAAAATCCGGCATGGACGCAAAAGTCTGTATTCTTGGTCACCAACAACGTGGTGGCTCCCCGACTGCGGCCGACCGTATTCTTGCCAGCCGCATGGGTGCTGCCGCTGTGGACGCTTTGTTCAAAGGTTATTGCGACGTTATGATCGGCACTGAAGGTGAACGACTTATTCAGGTGCCTTTGGAACTCGTGTACAAGAACGAAAAGAAAAACCAGCTGGATCTGATCTCGCTGGCGAGTGTTCTGGCAACTTAGACCCGTCCTCACGTTTTTACCTTGACCTCGACTGTAGGAGCTTGAATTCTATGGAGTATTCCATTTAAGCAACCCACAGCGAGGTCCACATGAAAAAACTCCTCTTGGCTCTGATTTTGGTTCTGCCACTTATCAGCGGCTGCACCAAAAAAGAAAATGAAATTGTGATCGGTGAATACGATTCCCTGACTGGAAGCGATGCCACATTCGGACTTAGCTCCAACAAAGGTGTGCGCCTGGCTTTGGATGAAATCAACGCCGCAGGCGGAGTCAAAGGCAAAAAAATCAGCCTGGTGACTTTGGACGATCAGGGTAAAAACGAAGAGGCAGCTTCCGCAGTAACCCGTCTGATCACTCAAAACAACGTCGTAGCTGTCATCGGTGGCGTTGCCAGCGGCAGATCCAAAGCGGCGGCTCCGATTGCCCAGTCCAACAAAGTTCCTTTTGTTTCCCCTGCTTCCACAAATCCCGATGTGACCAAAGCCGGTGATTATGTCTTCCGCGTCTGTTTCATCGACCCATTCCAGGGCATGGTGATGGCAAAGTTCGCGAAAGAAAACCTGAAGATCAAAAAAGCCGCGATCCTGCGTGACGTGAAAAACGACTACAGCGTGGGTCTGGCCGACGTGTTCGCTGCGGAATTCAAAAAAGGCGGCGGCGAAATCGTTGCGGACCTGAGCTATCAGGCCGGCGACATCGACTTCAAAGCCCAGCTGACTCAGATCCGCTCTAAAAATCCGGAAGCGATTTATGTTCCGGGTTATTACACTGAAGTGGGTCTGATTGCCCAACAAGCCCGCCAATTGGGTGTGAAAGTGCCTTTGATGGGTGGTGACGGATGGGATTCTGACAAATTGTACGAGATCGGCAAAGAAGCCATCAACGGCAACTATTACTCCAACCACTACACCACTGAATCCACGGATCCAGCGGTGACTGAGTTTATCAAAAAGTTCAAAGCCAAGTACAATGAAACTCCGGATGCTTTGGCGGCTTTGGGTTACGATGCCGCGAAAATCCTGGTGGCAGCGATTGAGCGCGCGCCAGACTTGTCAGGCAAAGCCATTCGTGATGAACTATCCAAGACAAAAGATTTCCCTGGTGTGACCGGGAAAATCAGCCTGAATGAAAACCGTGACGCTGTGAAAAGTGCGGTGGTCATCCAGGTCGACGGTAACAACCGCAAGTTTGTGACCACTATCACCCCATAAGGACGTGCATGCAGGATTTCGTACAGCATTTGATCAACGGAGTAAGCCTTGGATCCATCTACGCATTGATCGCCCTGGGCTACACGATGGTGTACGGAATTCTGAAAATGATCAACTTCGCCCACTCGGATGTTTACATGGTGGGCGCCTTTGCCGCCTACTATTTCGCCCGCTGGCTGGGAATTGAAAACAACCCCGGCTTCAGCACTCTTCTGACTTTAATTGTCATCACGATGATCTGCTGCAGCCTGCTGGGGCTGGTGATTGAACGTCTGGCATATCGTCCTTTAAGAAATTCACCAAAACTAAATGTCCTGATCACTGCCATCGGCGTCAGTCTGTTTTTGCAATATTCCGGTCAGGTGGTTTTTGGAGCCGATCCCAAAGTGTTTCCTGAAGTCATGAAAGACTTTGTGATCTTCTCTATCGGTGTTGTTGAAATCCGCTCTTTTGATGTGACGGTTCTGGGTGTGGGTATTGTCGCCATGCTGGGACTGCAGTTCCTGTTATTCAAAACAAAAATCGGCCGCGCCATGCGTGCGGTCAGCGCCAACCCGATGGTGGCAAGCCTGATGGGTGTGAACCCGGACCGAATTATTGCTTTCACCTTTATTGTCGGATCTTCGTTGGCTGGTGTCGGCAGTGTTCTGGTCGGCATGAAATATCCCAAAATTGACCCCCTGATGGGCATGATGATCGGAATGAAGGCGTTTGTTGCCGCCGTCCTGGGTGGCATCGGCAACGTCGGCGGTGCGGTTCTGGGTGCGATGATCATGGGCCTTTCGGAAGAAATGGTCGTGGCTTATCTTTCAAGCACCTATCGCGATGCTTTGGCCTTCGGAATTCTGATTGTGATTTTGATCTTTAAGCCGGCGGGTCTGCTGGGTAAATACTCTGTGGAGAAGGTCTGATGAAAGCCTTAAAAAACCCGGCACTGGCACTTATCTGCCTGGCTATTCTGGGGTTCGGATTGGATTTCGGCGTTAATGCCTACATCAAACTGATCCTGCTTTTTGCCACGGTGAACTGTCTGCTGTCCATGAGCTTGAACCTGGTCAACGGTTACACCGGCCAGTTTTCTTTGGGACACGCGGGCTTTATGGCGATCGGTGCATATTTTTCGGCCTACGCCTCCACCAAGTGGGGCTTCCTGCCTGAATCCATGCAATTGGTGCAGTCCTTTATCTTTGTGATCGGTGCCGGCCTTGCCGCGGCGGTGGCGGGATTTCTGGTGGGTCTGCCATCTTTGCGCCTGAAAGGTGATTACCTTGCCATTGTCACTTTGGGTTTTGGTGAAATCATTCGCGTGGCCCTTTTGAACATGGATTTCGTGGGTGGACCGCGCGGTCTTTCCGGCATTCCAAGCTTTGGAACTTTCCCGTTTGCCTTTATGTTTGCTTCGGTGTGGCTGGTGATTTGTTTCTTCACCATCTGGCGGGTCATGCATTCCAGTCACGGGCGCGGGTTCTTGAGCGTGCGTGAAGACGAAATCGCCGCGGAAGCCATGGGCATAAACACCACACGCATGAAAGTAAAAGCCTTTGTGCTTTCAAGCTTCTTTGCCGGTGTGGCGGGGGCATTGTTTGCGCATTTTACCAATTTCATCAATCCATCGTCTTTCACCTTCCTGCAAAGTGTGAATGCCGTGATCATGGTTGTTCTGGGCGGCATGGGGTCCATGACCGGATCCATCGTGGCCGCGGTCATTATCACCGTATTGCCTGAAGCTTTGCGTCCGCTGCAGGAACTGACTGGTGTCGATCTGCGCATGGTGATTTATTCCCTGGCTTTGATTCTTATGATGATTCTTCGACCAAAAGGTTTGTTCGGGGATTTGGAAATCAGCGATGTTTGGAGAAAATATGTCCGACGTTCTGCTTGAGGCCCGCAAGATCACCATGCAGTTTGGCGGTCTGAAGGCCGTTGACTCGCTGGAGTTCCAAATCAAAAAAGGCCAGCTGGCTGGTTTGATCGGTCCGAACGGTGCCGGCAAGACCACGGTGTTTAATATGCTGACCGGGGTTTATCAGCCCACGTCCGGCGAAGTCACCCTGGAAGGCCAAAGCCTGAAGGGCCTGGCTCCTTATGAAATTTCCCACCGCGGGGTCACGCGCACCTTCCAGAACATTCGTCTGTTTAAAAACCTGACTGTTCTGGACAATGTTCTGATCGCCGGTCACCAGCATGTTCGTTATGGTTTGTTCGATACTTTGTTTCAGACCGATTCTTTCCGGGTGGATGAACAACGTCTGCAGGAAAAGGCGATTGATCTTTTAAAGATCTTCAAACTGCAGGACAAAGCCCATAAACCGGCCACATCCCTTCCATACGGTGAACAGCGCAAACTTGAAATCGTGCGCGCGCTGGCGACTGATCCAAAGATCATTCTTTTGGATGAACCGGCAGCCGGCATGAACCATTCAGAAACCCACCATCTGATGGAAACCATTGCGAAGATCCGCGAAGATTTCAAACTGACCGTACTGTTAATTGAACACGACATGAAGCTGGTGATGGGAATCTGTGAAAACATCATCGTTCTGGATCACGGCGTGAAGATCGAAGAAGGGGCCCCGCAAAAAGTGCAAAGCTCCCAACGTGTGATCGAAGCCTATCTGGGCGTTGAGGAGGCCGAATGAATCCATTATTGACCGTTGAAAATCTGGATGTTTATTACGGCTCTATTCACGCTTTAAAAGGCATCAACTTTACTGTCAATGAAGGCGAAGTGGTGTCCCTGATCGGCGCCAACGGTGCAGGCAAAACCACCACCTTGCGTGCGATTTCCGGCATTGTTCCCAGTCAGGGCAACATCCGTTTCCGCGGTGAGGACTTGAATAAAGTTTCCACCTTCAAGCGCGTGGGTCTGGGCATTGCCCAGTCTCCGGAAGGCCGTGGTGTCTTCCCGCAAATGAGTGTGCTTGAAAATCTGGAGATGGGGGCCTACTCCCGATCGGACAAAACCAAAATCAAACAAGATCTGGAAATGTGCTTAACTCTGTTCCCAAGAATGAAAGAGCGTATTTCCCAGATGGCCGGAACCCTTTCCGGAGGCGAGCAGCAGATGCTGGCTATCAGCCGCGCACTGATGGCAAAGCCACGCTTGTTGCTGCTGGATGAACCTTCCCTGGGGCTGGCTCCGCTGATTGTGGCGCAGATTTTTGAAATCGTAAAAAAGCTGAATCAGGAAGAAGGCATGACCGTCCTTTTGGTTGAACAAAATGCGCGTATGGCGCTGAAAATTTCCCATCGCGCTTACGTGCTAGAGTGCGGTCGCATTGTGATGCAGGACTCTGCCCAAAGCCTTCTGAACAACGACGAAGTCCGCAAAAGCTATCTGGGAGTCTAGCTGTTTACTATGGGGACCTTTACGTCGCCTTCGATTTCAAGACCATGGCATTGCAAAGTATTCCGCGGACACTTTCTCTGGAACATTCATGTTGTCTCAAACTGAGATTGAACCTGTCTAAGTCTTTATAATTGCTTCCAAATATCCGATCAGAACAGCATGACTAGAACGTTCTTATACCTCGTGCTTAGTTTATTGCTTCTAAGTTCTTGCACCACCAAGAATGACCTCTCCCTTATTTTCTCAAGTGAGAACACTCCCACTATCACTTTGAAGGTTAACGACGACGTTCCTTACACGGGACAAACCAGCATTCCGGTCAAAATCATTTCCACTTCTGAAATTTCTGAGCTGAGTTTTGCCGTCGGCGGTCTGTGTTCAGAGATGTGGGAACCGTACACGTCTGAAAAAACAGCCATGCTTCCCAATGTGGAAGGTGAGCACTATATCTCCGTAAAGGTGCGCAACAAAGATGGCTTCTACAGCGATTGCACGAAGGCCAAAATCATTCTGGATAAAACCGGCCCGAATGTTTCCGACACCCAAACTTTGGTGTCGAACCGTTCTTTACTGGATGTGTCGCCGCGCCTGAATGCTCCGGTCACAACCGACAATCTGTCCGGCATCGCGAAGTATGAAATCAAGCTGGTAAAAACTGCTGGCAACGCCGTCATCAAAGACTGGACTGAAAAATCCAAAGACGCGCTTTACTTTGACGGCCTGACTTTGCCGGACACGGAAGCTGACAGCTATTACTACATCATTCGTGCGACCGACAAAGTGGGCAACGTCAGTGCCGAAAAGACCTCGCCGTCGTTCATCGCAGGCCCGATAGTCACCCTGACTTCTCCGGGTGATTTCAATCAGGAACAGACAATGGGAAATATCCGGGTCAATTTGTCACGGACAGTCGCGGTGCCAACAACCGTGATGCTTAAATCCATCCCGGGAACCGCCCTTGCCGGCATAGATTACTATTTCCCGGATAT is from Bdellovibrio bacteriovorus str. Tiberius and encodes:
- a CDS encoding ABC transporter ATP-binding protein, with the translated sequence MSDVLLEARKITMQFGGLKAVDSLEFQIKKGQLAGLIGPNGAGKTTVFNMLTGVYQPTSGEVTLEGQSLKGLAPYEISHRGVTRTFQNIRLFKNLTVLDNVLIAGHQHVRYGLFDTLFQTDSFRVDEQRLQEKAIDLLKIFKLQDKAHKPATSLPYGEQRKLEIVRALATDPKIILLDEPAAGMNHSETHHLMETIAKIREDFKLTVLLIEHDMKLVMGICENIIVLDHGVKIEEGAPQKVQSSQRVIEAYLGVEEAE
- a CDS encoding ABC transporter ATP-binding protein, with amino-acid sequence MNPLLTVENLDVYYGSIHALKGINFTVNEGEVVSLIGANGAGKTTTLRAISGIVPSQGNIRFRGEDLNKVSTFKRVGLGIAQSPEGRGVFPQMSVLENLEMGAYSRSDKTKIKQDLEMCLTLFPRMKERISQMAGTLSGGEQQMLAISRALMAKPRLLLLDEPSLGLAPLIVAQIFEIVKKLNQEEGMTVLLVEQNARMALKISHRAYVLECGRIVMQDSAQSLLNNDEVRKSYLGV
- a CDS encoding branched-chain amino acid ABC transporter permease, with the protein product MKALKNPALALICLAILGFGLDFGVNAYIKLILLFATVNCLLSMSLNLVNGYTGQFSLGHAGFMAIGAYFSAYASTKWGFLPESMQLVQSFIFVIGAGLAAAVAGFLVGLPSLRLKGDYLAIVTLGFGEIIRVALLNMDFVGGPRGLSGIPSFGTFPFAFMFASVWLVICFFTIWRVMHSSHGRGFLSVREDEIAAEAMGINTTRMKVKAFVLSSFFAGVAGALFAHFTNFINPSSFTFLQSVNAVIMVVLGGMGSMTGSIVAAVIITVLPEALRPLQELTGVDLRMVIYSLALILMMILRPKGLFGDLEISDVWRKYVRRSA